The following proteins are co-located in the Pedobacter sp. FW305-3-2-15-E-R2A2 genome:
- a CDS encoding OsmC family protein: MKRNATAVWNGTIKEGAGHLSTDSKVLDQTQYSFNSRFADGIGTNPEELMAAAHAGCFTMKLSLDLTEAGFTPGTLETKATISLDNGVITSSHLVLKASIPGITEDQFQEITAGAKANCPVSKAYNMEITLDAALV, encoded by the coding sequence ATGAAACGTAATGCAACAGCCGTTTGGAATGGCACGATTAAAGAAGGTGCAGGTCACCTGAGTACGGATAGTAAAGTCTTAGACCAGACGCAATACTCTTTTAACAGCCGTTTTGCGGATGGAATAGGTACAAATCCGGAAGAATTAATGGCCGCTGCACATGCCGGTTGTTTTACCATGAAGTTAAGTCTGGACCTGACGGAAGCTGGTTTTACGCCTGGAACTTTAGAAACTAAAGCCACGATCTCTTTAGATAATGGCGTGATCACAAGCTCACACCTGGTGCTGAAAGCCAGTATTCCCGGAATCACGGAAGATCAATTCCAGGAGATCACCGCAGGTGCAAAGGCAAACTGTCCTGTAAGTAAAGCTTACAATATGGAGATTACCCTGGATGCTGCTTTAGTTTAA
- the proB gene encoding glutamate 5-kinase, translating to MNKPILVLKLGTASITTPKGELDEGVIADVAAQVAKLAKDYRLILVSSGAVAAGKQYIKNYKGKISERKAAAAIGNPILLNTYSKYFYPYGIQMAQSLCERRHFSNRTQFLQLKDTYEELWKNGVIPIANENDVVSDLEIKFSDNDELATLLGVGFGASMILLGTSVPGVLDKEGTVIDKIDSINSDVFSLANKKTSDLGLGGMVSKLTFAHLASTMGIKVVIFGIRTVNGILDAVQEKTGTSCTPKNASISARNKWLASGSLVTGRLMVDEGACEAIRKRKSLLAVGVINVVEQFGNGEIFEVIDAEKNIVAVARAKASSAAILKDSKQHNLEIANASDIVIL from the coding sequence ATGAATAAGCCGATACTTGTTTTGAAATTAGGTACAGCCTCCATTACGACTCCAAAAGGGGAGCTTGATGAGGGGGTAATTGCCGATGTTGCTGCACAGGTGGCAAAGCTGGCCAAAGATTACCGGTTAATTCTGGTTTCTTCGGGTGCAGTTGCTGCCGGAAAGCAATACATCAAAAATTACAAAGGTAAAATCTCCGAAAGAAAGGCCGCTGCGGCAATCGGAAACCCCATTCTGTTAAACACCTATTCAAAATATTTTTACCCCTACGGCATTCAGATGGCGCAGAGTCTTTGCGAGCGCCGGCATTTTTCGAACAGAACTCAGTTTCTTCAATTGAAAGATACTTATGAAGAATTGTGGAAAAACGGGGTGATTCCTATTGCCAATGAGAACGATGTGGTGAGCGATCTGGAGATTAAATTTTCCGATAACGATGAGCTCGCTACTTTATTAGGTGTTGGTTTCGGTGCTTCGATGATTTTACTCGGGACGTCTGTTCCCGGAGTATTAGATAAAGAAGGAACAGTGATTGACAAGATTGATTCCATCAATAGCGATGTCTTTTCACTCGCCAATAAGAAAACTTCGGACCTTGGATTGGGTGGCATGGTTTCCAAGCTGACCTTTGCACATCTCGCTTCGACGATGGGGATTAAGGTGGTGATCTTTGGAATCCGGACCGTTAACGGAATTCTTGATGCGGTTCAGGAAAAAACAGGAACTTCCTGTACCCCTAAAAACGCGTCTATTTCTGCGAGGAATAAGTGGCTGGCCAGCGGAAGCCTGGTAACGGGCAGACTGATGGTCGATGAAGGGGCCTGCGAGGCGATCAGAAAGCGCAAGAGCCTGCTCGCTGTAGGTGTGATCAATGTGGTCGAACAGTTCGGTAACGGAGAGATCTTTGAGGTGATTGATGCAGAAAAGAATATCGTCGCAGTAGCCAGGGCAAAGGCATCGTCGGCGGCCATATTGAAAGACTCAAAACAGCATAACCTGGAAATTGCCAATGCCAGTGACATCGTTATTTTATAA
- a CDS encoding glutamate-5-semialdehyde dehydrogenase, whose amino-acid sequence METIENQLINAKKARYSIASLSDNGRQEILVLLAAAILAQSAEIIAENLKDLQKMPDTDPKKDRLLLNEARIFALAESLKDVAALPDPTNKIISEQTMANGLFIQKKTVALGVVGVIYESRPNVTIDVASLCIRSGNVCLLRGGQDAYHTNLFLVSIIQEVLDRSGLDKNVVQQLPAERKYILDILRAEKYIDVIIPRGSNELIDFVRKNALVPVIETGAGVCHTYIEKTAKLTAGAEIVCNAKVSRPSVCNALDTVLVDEEVADDFLRLLSPLLVEGNVEIFADEIAFRILEKNNYPQLVLAAQEDFGREFLDYKCSVKIVRNIGEALAHISEFSSKHSEAIITEDPAQAERFLEEVDAAVVYLNASTRFTDGQVFGLGAEIGISTQKLHARGPFALEKLVTEKWIVRGAGQTRN is encoded by the coding sequence ATGGAAACTATAGAAAATCAATTGATCAATGCGAAAAAAGCCAGGTACTCCATTGCTTCTTTAAGTGATAACGGGCGACAGGAAATCCTGGTTCTTCTGGCTGCAGCAATCCTTGCCCAATCGGCAGAGATCATTGCAGAAAATTTAAAAGACCTGCAAAAGATGCCGGATACGGACCCTAAAAAGGACCGCCTGCTGTTAAACGAAGCGCGAATTTTTGCGTTGGCAGAGAGCCTGAAAGATGTGGCTGCTTTGCCAGACCCCACCAATAAGATCATCTCTGAACAGACCATGGCCAACGGCCTTTTTATCCAAAAGAAAACGGTGGCTTTAGGGGTGGTGGGTGTGATCTATGAATCCAGACCCAATGTAACCATCGACGTGGCTTCCTTATGCATCCGCTCAGGAAATGTTTGCCTGTTGAGAGGTGGACAGGATGCTTACCATACCAATCTTTTCCTCGTTTCCATCATACAGGAAGTGCTGGACAGATCGGGACTGGATAAAAATGTCGTACAGCAATTGCCTGCAGAGCGGAAATATATCCTGGACATTCTGAGAGCAGAGAAATACATCGATGTGATCATTCCCCGGGGCTCCAATGAACTGATTGATTTTGTGCGTAAAAACGCGCTTGTTCCGGTGATAGAAACTGGTGCAGGAGTATGTCATACTTATATTGAAAAAACAGCGAAACTGACTGCAGGAGCAGAGATCGTATGCAATGCAAAGGTCTCCCGTCCATCGGTTTGCAATGCTTTAGATACGGTTTTAGTAGATGAGGAAGTGGCGGATGATTTTCTGAGGCTATTATCTCCTTTACTTGTGGAGGGAAACGTAGAAATCTTTGCCGACGAGATCGCTTTCCGCATATTGGAAAAAAACAACTATCCTCAGCTCGTTCTTGCTGCTCAGGAAGATTTCGGACGGGAGTTTCTGGACTATAAATGTTCCGTTAAGATTGTCAGAAATATAGGGGAAGCACTGGCACATATTTCGGAGTTTTCATCGAAACATTCCGAGGCCATCATCACCGAAGATCCCGCACAGGCGGAGCGTTTTCTGGAAGAAGTGGATGCCGCCGTAGTTTACCTGAATGCGTCTACGAGATTTACTGACGGACAGGTGTTTGGACTGGGTGCAGAGATTGGGATTTCTACGCAAAAGCTTCATGCCAGAGGTCCTTTTGCCCTGGAAAAACTGGTGACAGAGAAATGGATCGTAAGGGGAGCGGGGCAAACCAGAAATTAG
- a CDS encoding ATP-binding protein → MQNSLSNPQPPLLKMLGGIEDYAILLLDKLGNVASLNKGAEKIKGYSSKEIIGRNFRVFYTEEALKNRVPELLLEKALLKGKAQHRGWRVKKGGKTFWAHVTITTIYDEQNEVIGFCKFTRDLTDKLNAEKALREYARLLEFRNKELEQFVYIASHDLQEPLLTVNNFIGLLKKEYGNQFDENGALYLKYISESTEKMKYLIKGLLDYARLGTPAPKEPVDCNFLVESVKQELFDLIGATGMTIQYDKLPIVYGYAAELKQLFHHLISNSLKFRKKDVLPEVQIRATEDDQYWNFDFSDNGIGIEAQYKEKIFSIFQRLHSHEDYEGHGIGLSHCKKIVELHSGEIFVKSVIGQGSTFCFSLKSNIYQ, encoded by the coding sequence ATGCAAAATAGTTTAAGCAATCCTCAACCCCCGCTCTTAAAAATGCTCGGTGGAATAGAGGATTATGCAATTCTGCTTCTTGACAAGCTTGGAAATGTAGCCAGCTTGAACAAGGGAGCAGAAAAGATTAAAGGTTATTCTTCAAAGGAAATTATTGGTCGTAATTTCAGAGTGTTTTATACGGAAGAGGCACTGAAAAACAGGGTCCCTGAATTGTTGCTGGAAAAAGCCCTGCTCAAAGGAAAGGCGCAGCACCGGGGATGGCGGGTTAAAAAAGGTGGCAAGACTTTCTGGGCTCATGTAACCATTACCACCATTTATGATGAACAGAATGAAGTGATTGGGTTCTGTAAATTTACGCGTGATCTGACCGACAAGTTAAACGCAGAAAAAGCATTAAGAGAATACGCCCGCTTACTGGAATTCAGAAATAAAGAACTGGAACAATTCGTCTATATTGCCTCTCATGATTTGCAGGAACCCTTGCTCACCGTAAACAATTTTATTGGCTTGCTAAAGAAGGAATATGGGAATCAGTTTGATGAAAACGGCGCCTTATACCTGAAATACATCTCTGAATCTACAGAGAAAATGAAATATTTGATCAAAGGTTTACTGGATTATGCGAGACTGGGAACTCCGGCACCTAAGGAGCCTGTGGATTGTAATTTTTTAGTGGAATCGGTGAAACAGGAACTTTTCGATCTGATCGGGGCTACCGGAATGACGATTCAATACGATAAACTGCCGATAGTTTATGGCTATGCGGCAGAATTAAAACAGCTTTTTCATCACCTGATCAGCAATTCTCTGAAATTCAGGAAAAAGGATGTACTTCCGGAGGTTCAGATTAGAGCGACTGAGGATGATCAATACTGGAATTTCGATTTCAGCGACAATGGGATTGGTATCGAAGCACAGTATAAAGAGAAAATCTTTTCTATCTTTCAGCGCCTGCATAGTCATGAGGATTATGAAGGACATGGGATCGGGCTTTCTCATTGTAAAAAAATAGTGGAGCTTCACAGTGGGGAGATCTTTGTAAAATCTGTCATAGGTCAGGGCAGTACCTTTTGTTTTAGCCTGAAAAGTAATATATACCAATGA
- a CDS encoding response regulator gives MKKFKNLSCVLLVDDDIPTNYIHRKIVQNTNIEVSVKSITSAREALDYLTFSGKYENDEDTERPGIIFLDINMPGMSGWDFMEEYRKIDAAHKARTIVVMLTTSLNPDDELMASANQEIVNYMHKPLNEDAFVKIAGKYFEEISN, from the coding sequence ATGAAAAAATTTAAGAACCTTAGCTGTGTGTTGCTGGTAGATGACGACATCCCAACCAATTATATTCACCGTAAAATAGTTCAGAATACCAATATTGAAGTGAGTGTAAAGTCGATTACTTCGGCAAGGGAGGCGTTGGACTATCTGACATTTTCGGGGAAATATGAAAACGATGAAGATACCGAAAGACCGGGCATTATCTTCCTGGACATCAATATGCCGGGAATGAGTGGCTGGGATTTTATGGAGGAATATCGTAAAATTGATGCTGCACATAAGGCGAGAACAATTGTAGTGATGCTAACCACTTCTTTGAATCCTGATGATGAATTAATGGCCTCTGCGAATCAGGAAATCGTTAATTATATGCATAAACCACTCAATGAGGATGCATTTGTTAAAATTGCAGGTAAATATTTTGAGGAGATTAGCAATTAA
- a CDS encoding LacI family DNA-binding transcriptional regulator produces MKPPSIKDIAKRAEVSITTVSFILNGKAEKMRISKEVIKRVEEIIQELGFKPNQVARSLRTGNTKTIGLIVEDISNPFFSAIARLIEDKAYKKGYKISYSSTENDPVKARELIEMFKSRKVDAYIIAPVPGIEEDIRQLLAERIPVVIFDRNLPDLDVNYVVVDNLEGGYSATEFLINKGRKNIAFVTVDVGVDQINNRFLGYQKALRDHGIKANEKTLVKIPFDATEEDTNNLLKVLFEENPQIDAVFFSTNYLAVRGLFFLKSIQKPINDGFMIVAYDDQDVFRIHTPPISVVDQPIEQIAEKIIDIILQELSADRSLPQSERSKVILPTKFIER; encoded by the coding sequence ATGAAACCTCCATCTATTAAGGATATTGCAAAAAGAGCAGAAGTATCCATCACTACCGTTTCCTTTATCTTAAATGGTAAAGCAGAAAAGATGCGCATCAGTAAGGAGGTCATCAAGCGGGTAGAAGAGATCATTCAGGAGCTTGGCTTTAAGCCAAACCAGGTGGCCAGAAGCCTGAGGACCGGAAATACAAAGACCATTGGTCTGATCGTAGAAGACATTTCAAATCCGTTTTTTTCTGCGATTGCCAGACTTATTGAAGATAAAGCGTATAAAAAAGGATATAAGATCAGTTATTCCAGCACGGAAAATGACCCGGTGAAAGCGAGAGAGCTAATCGAGATGTTCAAGTCGCGGAAAGTAGATGCTTATATCATCGCACCCGTTCCGGGAATTGAAGAAGACATCAGACAATTGCTGGCGGAAAGGATTCCAGTGGTCATTTTCGATAGGAACCTGCCTGACCTGGATGTCAACTATGTCGTGGTCGATAACCTCGAAGGAGGATATTCTGCGACGGAATTCCTGATCAATAAGGGAAGAAAGAATATTGCTTTTGTAACGGTTGACGTAGGAGTTGACCAGATCAACAATCGTTTTCTGGGTTATCAGAAGGCATTAAGAGATCATGGAATTAAGGCCAATGAGAAAACACTGGTGAAAATTCCTTTCGATGCCACCGAGGAAGATACGAACAACCTGTTAAAGGTCCTGTTTGAAGAAAACCCTCAGATCGATGCGGTATTTTTCTCTACGAATTACCTTGCAGTGCGTGGCTTGTTCTTCCTGAAGAGCATTCAGAAACCGATTAATGATGGCTTTATGATTGTGGCCTATGATGACCAGGATGTGTTCCGGATTCATACACCTCCAATCAGTGTGGTTGATCAACCCATAGAACAGATTGCTGAAAAGATCATTGATATCATTCTTCAGGAACTTTCCGCGGATCGATCATTACCCCAGTCTGAAAGAAGTAAGGTGATTTTACCTACTAAATTTATAGAAAGATGA
- a CDS encoding phospho-sugar mutase — translation MQLEAATLSTINQWLNGNYDTKTKEEIQQLLDKEAFTELTDSFYRSLEFGTGGLRGIMGAGSNRINKYTIGTATQGLCNYLLKKYPGEKVKVAIAHDSRNNSDYFAGITADVFSANGIHVYFFKALRPTPELSFAVRELGCKSGVMLTASHNPKEYNGYKAYGEDGGQFTAPDDTMVMDEVAKISSIDEVKFDRIDANVELIGEEIDQLYLDKITELSVSPEAIARQKDLKIVYSPIHGTGITLVPQALAQFGFTNLTLVEEQSQPDGNFPTVVYPNPEEKEALTLALKKAEEIDADLVLATDPDADRVGIAVKNNDGEFVLLNGNQTGSLLINYLLSAWEEKGKLTGDQYIVKTIVTSNLIEEIAKKKNVTYYNTLTGFKWIGQLMTNLQGKKTFIGGGEESYGYLIGELVRDKDAIVSCAFISEMTAFYKDKGSSLYNAMLDMYVEYGLYKEELVSITKKGKTGAEEIKAMMEKFRNNPPATLGGAQVVTLKDYELGTETDLLSGEKTKLELPKSDVLQFITADGSIVSARPSGTEPKIKFYCSVNAPLKDKESFKETDARLGDKVKAIMKDLEA, via the coding sequence ATGCAATTAGAAGCCGCAACCTTAAGCACCATAAACCAATGGCTTAATGGTAATTACGACACGAAAACAAAAGAAGAAATCCAACAGCTTTTAGACAAAGAAGCCTTTACAGAGCTCACAGACTCTTTCTACAGAAGTCTGGAATTTGGAACAGGAGGATTACGCGGCATCATGGGTGCAGGTTCCAACAGGATCAATAAATACACCATTGGTACTGCAACTCAGGGATTGTGCAATTACCTGCTGAAAAAATATCCGGGAGAAAAGGTCAAAGTAGCCATTGCGCACGACAGCCGTAACAATTCCGATTACTTTGCCGGCATCACTGCAGATGTATTTTCTGCCAATGGAATCCATGTGTATTTCTTCAAAGCATTAAGGCCTACACCGGAGCTTTCTTTTGCAGTCAGAGAACTGGGTTGCAAAAGTGGCGTGATGTTAACTGCTTCACATAACCCTAAAGAATACAATGGCTATAAAGCCTATGGGGAAGACGGCGGCCAATTCACCGCTCCTGACGATACCATGGTGATGGACGAAGTGGCCAAAATCAGCAGTATTGATGAAGTGAAATTCGATCGCATCGATGCCAATGTAGAATTGATCGGAGAAGAAATTGATCAGTTGTATCTGGATAAGATCACTGAACTGTCGGTTTCTCCGGAAGCCATCGCCCGTCAGAAAGACCTTAAAATTGTTTACTCTCCTATTCATGGTACCGGAATCACGCTTGTGCCTCAGGCATTGGCGCAGTTTGGTTTCACCAACCTGACCCTTGTAGAAGAACAAAGCCAACCTGATGGAAACTTCCCTACGGTAGTGTATCCAAATCCGGAAGAAAAAGAAGCTTTGACCCTGGCCCTTAAAAAAGCGGAAGAAATTGATGCTGATCTGGTATTGGCAACAGACCCGGATGCAGACAGAGTAGGTATCGCTGTAAAAAATAACGACGGAGAGTTTGTATTGCTGAATGGAAACCAAACCGGAAGCTTACTGATCAACTACCTGTTGAGTGCATGGGAAGAAAAAGGAAAGCTAACCGGTGATCAGTACATCGTGAAAACGATTGTGACGAGTAACCTGATTGAAGAGATCGCTAAAAAGAAAAACGTTACCTACTATAACACCTTAACCGGATTCAAATGGATCGGTCAGCTGATGACCAACCTGCAGGGCAAGAAAACTTTTATTGGTGGTGGCGAGGAAAGTTATGGCTACCTGATCGGTGAGTTGGTAAGGGATAAAGATGCGATCGTTTCCTGTGCTTTCATCTCTGAAATGACGGCTTTCTATAAAGATAAAGGCAGCAGTTTATACAATGCAATGTTAGACATGTATGTAGAATACGGTTTGTATAAAGAAGAGCTGGTTTCCATTACCAAAAAAGGTAAAACCGGAGCGGAAGAAATCAAAGCCATGATGGAGAAATTCAGAAACAATCCACCTGCTACCCTCGGAGGTGCTCAGGTCGTGACGCTGAAGGACTATGAACTGGGTACAGAAACCGACCTGTTAAGCGGGGAGAAAACGAAACTGGAGCTTCCAAAATCGGATGTATTGCAGTTCATTACTGCTGATGGCAGCATTGTTTCCGCAAGACCATCCGGAACAGAACCTAAAATCAAGTTCTATTGCAGCGTTAATGCGCCATTAAAAGATAAAGAAAGCTTTAAAGAAACTGATGCCAGACTTGGCGATAAAGTTAAAGCGATTATGAAAGATTTAGAGGCTTAA